In the Brienomyrus brachyistius isolate T26 unplaced genomic scaffold, BBRACH_0.4 scaffold105, whole genome shotgun sequence genome, one interval contains:
- the zmp:0000001168 gene encoding signal-induced proliferation-associated 1-like protein 2 isoform X3: protein MQSDDLFIRKFRRQSPRPPVASVSFDPKRDSGVRTRIAEWPPRKDEDAPEGESLTTCRVGLNLRALGRGHIMQRSNSDVTLGDLDSSAKGAGKVARTGAEKAGSGDARVLGDPGMALHREYGSLSSLERQTQAQAPSSEDQGPLSPSSLHFKDPFLLLGLQNSAPDPEGFFRGLSTPAVVDTTKPVKPPKPEVQSKKSKPTPPLIPQPVPVDNLGGGAWVRNFAHYDVQSILFDLQEVASSRDSIGRKKNITSGASAASQLRPPTLGGPPSPSLGGSGTGSADDPEQLLLPLDEGDGNGNDLLLSCPHFRNEMGGEERAGLGRAREPGGLRPSLQCPNDAVSVLEEPKESHVQQQGKSNFFIEFADLGAHYYRKYFYMKDHQNFFGMDDRLGPVAISFRREEKEGSSGAQYNYRIIFRTTELKTLRGSVLEESVPSAARHTTPRGLSPKRLLEHIIPELNLHCLRLASTSPKVRDTLLKLDEQGLNFQRKVGVMYCRASQSSEEDMYNNENAGPAFEEFLDLLGERVRLRGFEKYRAQLDTKTDSTGTHSLYTRYQDYEIMFHVSTMLPYTANNTQQLLRKRHIGNDIVTIVFQEPGALPFTPRAIRSHFQHVFIVVQVHHPCSDRTYYRVAVTRSKDIPLFGPLFPKGARFPRSTAFRDFLLAKAVNAENAAEKSEKFRSMAMRTRQEYLKDLAENYVTTTPIDSSTKFPLLSLGGKRKDKLKGAKGAELHSAGALVWAVTAQGDGILGQSLPCLLGVSAESVVLIERCTRRVVFNCCCRDVIGWKAMMDGSGRGGASLDIFYERGEVVSVSVPESQTEDIREVVQRLEIVTRGCEAREVMPLRDGAGQPGFSLSEEGFVTDLQRFGYADSGGLQLADRVVRLCGQPLVTLEAEARACLLRSAPKIQLTVIPPDENGKPRRSFSELYQKAIQDAERKAGEEPTGEAWVLDEREDEEEEQEQEEEVVEREKGGAEPYEGREDPPVSTAPEDGQPGSRPSSPSLPLVQATSPQDQPTTETLEVSTSPPSRSCSQERHGTYQDSGDGPMSEDVDMGADEPAYEKVTELRDATPDLILAAKPKVPLDSQEQQMQSIGLEDLPSSSDPSQSPGVLTGPDRADRNSRALSLHNSITKILSETSETSGKDWQSIADLATACRNILEALSREDRKTDGPGSAEGANVPGQMEAKLRDIKESSDSPGHLEEKVSQLEAMLKRLQEDLQKEKEDKAVLQAEVQSLRQNNQRLQEESQSTVARLIKVTELLCSVNKPC, encoded by the exons ATGCAGTCGGACGACCTCTTCATCCGCAAGTTCCGCCGGCAGAGTCCTCGGCCCCCCGTAGCATCGGTCAGCTTCGACCCCAAGCGTGACAGCGGTGTTCGGACACGGATAGCTGAGTGGCCTCCCAGAAAGGACGAGGATGCGCCGGAAGGAGAGAGCCTGACAACTTGCCGGGTTGGGTTGAACCTGCGAGCCTTGGGCCGGGGTCACATCATGCAGAGGAGCAACAGTGACGTCACGCTCGGGGATCTGGACTCCTCAGCTAAAGGGGCAGGGAAGGTAGCCAGAACAGGAGCTGAAAAGGCTGGGTCAGGAGACGCCAGGGTACTGGGGGACCCTGGGATGGCTCTGCACAGGGAGTATGGCAGCCTCTCATCCCTGGAGCGGCAGACACAAGCCCAAGCACCCAGCAGTGAGGATCAAGGTCCACTTAGCCCCTCTTCTCTACACTTCAAGGACCCTTTCCTTCTGCTCGGGCTGCAGAATTCTGCCCCGGATCCAGAAGGCTTTTTCCGGGGGCTTTCCACCCCTGCTGTGGTGGACACTACAAAACCGGTCAAGCCTCCTAAGCCGGAGGTGCAAAGCAAGAAGTCTAAACCCACCCCTCCTCTGATCCCCCAGCCAGTTCCTGTTGACAACCTGGGAGGAGGTGCTTGGGTGCGCAACTTTGCGCACTATGATGTGCAGAGCATCCTGTTTGACCTGCAGGAAGTGGCGTCAAGCAGAGACAGCATCGGCCGCAAAAAGAACATCACTTCAGGGGCTTCAGCAGCCTCCCAGTTGCGACCCCCAACCCTCGGGGGCCCTCCCTCACCTTCTCTGGGAGGGAGTGGAACTGGCAGCGCCGATGACCCTGAGCAGTTGCTGCTGCCACTGGATGAGGGCGACGGCAATGGCAATGACCTGCTCCTCAGCTGTCCGCACTTCCGGAACGAGATGGGTGGTGAGGAACGGGCAGGGCTTGGACGGGCACGGGAGCCGGGGGGACTGCGGCCAAGCCTGCAGTGCCCCAACGATGCCGTCTCTGTCCTGGAAGAGCCTAAGGAGAGCCATGTGCAACAACAGGGCAAGAGCAACTTCTTCATTGAGTTTGCTGACCTGGGAGCCCACTATTACCGCAAGTACTTCTACATGAAAG ACCACCAGAATTTCTTTGGCATGGATGACCGCCTTGGACCGGTGGCCATCAGTTTCCGCCGGGAGGAGAAAGAAGGTTCCAGTGGTGCCCAGTATAACTACAGGATCATCTTTCGTACCACAGAG CTGAAGACCCTCAGGGGATCTGTCCTGGAGGAATCGGTGCCCTCGGCTGCCCGCCACACCACCCCCCGTGGCCTCTCCCCCAAGCGACTGCTGGAGCACATTATCCCAGAGCTGAACCTGCATTGTCTGCGGCTGGCCTCCACCTCACCCAAGGTCCGGGACACCCTGCTGAAGCTGGACGAGCAGGGG CTGAATTTCCAGAGGAAGGTTGGGGTGATGTACTGCCGGGCCAGCCAAAGCTCAGAGGAAGACATGTACAACAACGAGAACGCTGGACCCGCCTTCGAGGAGTTCCTGGACCTGCTGGGCGAGCGTGTTCGTCTGCGGGGCTTCGAGAAATACCGGGCTCAGCTTGACACCAAGA CGGACTCCACGGGCACCCATTCCCTGTACACCCGGTACCAGGACTATGAGATCATGTTCCACGTGTCCACCATGCTCCCGTACACAGCCAACAACACCCAGCAG CTACTGAGGAAGAGGCACATCGGCAACGACATTGTGACCATCGTCTTCCAGGAGCCCGGCGCCTTGCCCTTCACACCCAGAGCCATTCGATCCCACTTCCAGCATGTGTTCATCGTCGTCCAGGTCCACCACCCATGTAGTGACCGCACCTACTATAG GGTGGCCGTGACACGCTCCAAGGACATTCCGCTGTTTGGGCCGCTGTTCCCTAAGGGGGCACGCTTCCCTCGCTCCACGGCATTCCGGGACTTCCTGCTGGCCAAGGCCGTGAATGCGGAAAACGCTGCTGAGAAGTCCGAGAAGTTCCGCTCCATGGCCATGCGTACACGGCAGGAGTACTTGAAGGACCTGGCAGAGAACTACGTCACCACCACGCCCATCGACTCCTCCACCAAGTTCCCCTTGCTCTCGCTAGGTGGCAAGCGCAAGGACAAGCTGAAGGGAGCGAAAGGGGCGGAGCTGCACAGTGCCGGGGCCCTGGTGTGGGCAGTGACAGCACAGGGAGACGGCATCCTTGGGCAGAGCTTGCCCTGTCTGCTGGGCGTGTCCGCTGAGTCAGTGGTGCTAATTGAGAGGTGTACCCGAAGGGTGGTCTTCAACTGCTGCTGCCGTGACGTGATTGGCTGGAAGGCAATGATGGATGGCAGCGGTAGGGGCGGGGCTAGTCTGGATATCTTCTACGAGAGGGGGGAAGTTGTGTCGGTCAGCGTCCCCGAGAGCCAAACAGAGGACATTCGGGAGGTGGTGCAGAGGCTTGAG ATAGTGACCAGAGGCTGCGAGGCGAGGGAGGTGATGCCGCTGCGTGATGGAGCGGGGCAGCCCGGCTTCTCTCTGAGCGAGGAAGGCTTTGTGACGGACCTCCAACGGTTTGGCTACGCCGACAGCGGGGGCCTGCAGCTGGCCGACCGGGTGGTGCGGCTGTGTGGCCAGCCGCTGGTGACTCTGGAGGCAGAGGCCAGGGCGTGTCTGCTGCGCTCTGCCCCCAAAATCCAGCTCACTGTCATCCCGCCGGATGAGAACGGCAAGCCGCGCAG GAGCTTCTCCGAGCTGTATCAAAAGGCCATCCAGGATGCAGAGCGGAAGGCGGGGGAGGAGCCGACTGGGGAGGCCTGGGTGCTGGACGAGagggaggatgaagaggaggagcaggagcaggaggaggaagtGGTGGAGCGTGAGAAAGGGGGTGCGGAGCCTTATGAAGGCAGGGAGGACCCACCTGTGTCAACGGCGCCAGAGGATGGACAGCCGGGATCCCGACCATCCTCTCCAAGCCTCCCCCTTGTACAGGCCACCTCGCCCCAGGACCAGCCCACCACCGAGACCCTGGAAGTCAGTACCTCCCCACCGTCACGCAGCTGCTCCCAGGAGAGGCACGGCACTTACCAGGACTCTGGTGATGG GCCAATGAGCGAAGACGTGGACATGGGGGCGGATGAGCCGGCCTATGAGAAAGTCACGGAGCTACGTGACGCCACGCCCGACCTCATTTTGGCGGCCAAACCCAAGGTGCCACTAGACAGCCAGGAGCAGCAGATGCAG TCTATAGGGCTGGAAGATCTACCCTCGTCCAGCGACCCCTCCCAGTCCCCAGGAGTGCTCACTGGCCCAGATAGAGCCGACCGCAACTCCCGGGCCCTAAGCCTTCACAACTCCATCACCAAGA TCCTGTCGGAGACGAGTGAAACCTCTGGGAAAGACTGGCAGTCCATTGCGGATTTGGCCACAGCCTGTCGGAACATCCTGGAGGCCTTGTCCCGAGAAG ATCGTAAAACAGACGGCCCAGGGTCTGCGGAGGGCGCTAATGTTCCGGGACAGATGGAGGCTAAGCTGAGAGACATCAAGGAGAG CAGCGATTCCCCAGGACATCTGGAGGAAAAGGTCTCCCAGCTAGAAGCCATGCTGAAGAGACTTCAAGAAGACCTGCAGAAG GAGAAGGAGGACAAGGCGGTCCTCCAGGCGGAGGTGCAGAGCCTCCGGCAAAACAACCAGCGGCTGCAGGAGGAGTCCCAGAGTACAGTGGCTCGGCTCATCAAGGTGACGGAGCTTCTGTGCAGCGTCAACAAGCCTTGCTAG
- the zmp:0000001168 gene encoding signal-induced proliferation-associated 1-like protein 2 isoform X1 has product MQSDDLFIRKFRRQSPRPPVASVSFDPKRDSGVRTRIAEWPPRKDEDAPEGESLTTCRVGLNLRALGRGHIMQRSNSDVTLGDLDSSAKGAGKVARTGAEKAGSGDARVLGDPGMALHREYGSLSSLERQTQAQAPSSEDQGPLSPSSLHFKDPFLLLGLQNSAPDPEGFFRGLSTPAVVDTTKPVKPPKPEVQSKKSKPTPPLIPQPVPVDNLGGGAWVRNFAHYDVQSILFDLQEVASSRDSIGRKKNITSGASAASQLRPPTLGGPPSPSLGGSGTGSADDPEQLLLPLDEGDGNGNDLLLSCPHFRNEMGGEERAGLGRAREPGGLRPSLQCPNDAVSVLEEPKESHVQQQGKSNFFIEFADLGAHYYRKYFYMKDHQNFFGMDDRLGPVAISFRREEKEGSSGAQYNYRIIFRTTELKTLRGSVLEESVPSAARHTTPRGLSPKRLLEHIIPELNLHCLRLASTSPKVRDTLLKLDEQGLNFQRKVGVMYCRASQSSEEDMYNNENAGPAFEEFLDLLGERVRLRGFEKYRAQLDTKTDSTGTHSLYTRYQDYEIMFHVSTMLPYTANNTQQLLRKRHIGNDIVTIVFQEPGALPFTPRAIRSHFQHVFIVVQVHHPCSDRTYYRVAVTRSKDIPLFGPLFPKGARFPRSTAFRDFLLAKAVNAENAAEKSEKFRSMAMRTRQEYLKDLAENYVTTTPIDSSTKFPLLSLGGKRKDKLKGAKGAELHSAGALVWAVTAQGDGILGQSLPCLLGVSAESVVLIERCTRRVVFNCCCRDVIGWKAMMDGSGRGGASLDIFYERGEVVSVSVPESQTEDIREVVQRLEIVTRGCEAREVMPLRDGAGQPGFSLSEEGFVTDLQRFGYADSGGLQLADRVVRLCGQPLVTLEAEARACLLRSAPKIQLTVIPPDENGKPRRSFSELYQKAIQDAERKAGEEPTGEAWVLDEREDEEEEQEQEEEVVEREKGGAEPYEGREDPPVSTAPEDGQPGSRPSSPSLPLVQATSPQDQPTTETLEVSTSPPSRSCSQERHGTYQDSGDGPMSEDVDMGADEPAYEKVTELRDATPDLILAAKPKVPLDSQEQQMQSIGLEDLPSSSDPSQSPGVLTGPDRADRNSRALSLHNSITKILSETSETSGKDWQSIADLATACRNILEALSREDRKTDGPGSAEGANVPGQMEAKLRDIKESSDSPGHLEEKVSQLEAMLKRLQEDLQKVTGFVVLQPQDGGLLTRFFMEKEDKAVLQAEVQSLRQNNQRLQEESQSTVARLIKVTELLCSVNKPC; this is encoded by the exons ATGCAGTCGGACGACCTCTTCATCCGCAAGTTCCGCCGGCAGAGTCCTCGGCCCCCCGTAGCATCGGTCAGCTTCGACCCCAAGCGTGACAGCGGTGTTCGGACACGGATAGCTGAGTGGCCTCCCAGAAAGGACGAGGATGCGCCGGAAGGAGAGAGCCTGACAACTTGCCGGGTTGGGTTGAACCTGCGAGCCTTGGGCCGGGGTCACATCATGCAGAGGAGCAACAGTGACGTCACGCTCGGGGATCTGGACTCCTCAGCTAAAGGGGCAGGGAAGGTAGCCAGAACAGGAGCTGAAAAGGCTGGGTCAGGAGACGCCAGGGTACTGGGGGACCCTGGGATGGCTCTGCACAGGGAGTATGGCAGCCTCTCATCCCTGGAGCGGCAGACACAAGCCCAAGCACCCAGCAGTGAGGATCAAGGTCCACTTAGCCCCTCTTCTCTACACTTCAAGGACCCTTTCCTTCTGCTCGGGCTGCAGAATTCTGCCCCGGATCCAGAAGGCTTTTTCCGGGGGCTTTCCACCCCTGCTGTGGTGGACACTACAAAACCGGTCAAGCCTCCTAAGCCGGAGGTGCAAAGCAAGAAGTCTAAACCCACCCCTCCTCTGATCCCCCAGCCAGTTCCTGTTGACAACCTGGGAGGAGGTGCTTGGGTGCGCAACTTTGCGCACTATGATGTGCAGAGCATCCTGTTTGACCTGCAGGAAGTGGCGTCAAGCAGAGACAGCATCGGCCGCAAAAAGAACATCACTTCAGGGGCTTCAGCAGCCTCCCAGTTGCGACCCCCAACCCTCGGGGGCCCTCCCTCACCTTCTCTGGGAGGGAGTGGAACTGGCAGCGCCGATGACCCTGAGCAGTTGCTGCTGCCACTGGATGAGGGCGACGGCAATGGCAATGACCTGCTCCTCAGCTGTCCGCACTTCCGGAACGAGATGGGTGGTGAGGAACGGGCAGGGCTTGGACGGGCACGGGAGCCGGGGGGACTGCGGCCAAGCCTGCAGTGCCCCAACGATGCCGTCTCTGTCCTGGAAGAGCCTAAGGAGAGCCATGTGCAACAACAGGGCAAGAGCAACTTCTTCATTGAGTTTGCTGACCTGGGAGCCCACTATTACCGCAAGTACTTCTACATGAAAG ACCACCAGAATTTCTTTGGCATGGATGACCGCCTTGGACCGGTGGCCATCAGTTTCCGCCGGGAGGAGAAAGAAGGTTCCAGTGGTGCCCAGTATAACTACAGGATCATCTTTCGTACCACAGAG CTGAAGACCCTCAGGGGATCTGTCCTGGAGGAATCGGTGCCCTCGGCTGCCCGCCACACCACCCCCCGTGGCCTCTCCCCCAAGCGACTGCTGGAGCACATTATCCCAGAGCTGAACCTGCATTGTCTGCGGCTGGCCTCCACCTCACCCAAGGTCCGGGACACCCTGCTGAAGCTGGACGAGCAGGGG CTGAATTTCCAGAGGAAGGTTGGGGTGATGTACTGCCGGGCCAGCCAAAGCTCAGAGGAAGACATGTACAACAACGAGAACGCTGGACCCGCCTTCGAGGAGTTCCTGGACCTGCTGGGCGAGCGTGTTCGTCTGCGGGGCTTCGAGAAATACCGGGCTCAGCTTGACACCAAGA CGGACTCCACGGGCACCCATTCCCTGTACACCCGGTACCAGGACTATGAGATCATGTTCCACGTGTCCACCATGCTCCCGTACACAGCCAACAACACCCAGCAG CTACTGAGGAAGAGGCACATCGGCAACGACATTGTGACCATCGTCTTCCAGGAGCCCGGCGCCTTGCCCTTCACACCCAGAGCCATTCGATCCCACTTCCAGCATGTGTTCATCGTCGTCCAGGTCCACCACCCATGTAGTGACCGCACCTACTATAG GGTGGCCGTGACACGCTCCAAGGACATTCCGCTGTTTGGGCCGCTGTTCCCTAAGGGGGCACGCTTCCCTCGCTCCACGGCATTCCGGGACTTCCTGCTGGCCAAGGCCGTGAATGCGGAAAACGCTGCTGAGAAGTCCGAGAAGTTCCGCTCCATGGCCATGCGTACACGGCAGGAGTACTTGAAGGACCTGGCAGAGAACTACGTCACCACCACGCCCATCGACTCCTCCACCAAGTTCCCCTTGCTCTCGCTAGGTGGCAAGCGCAAGGACAAGCTGAAGGGAGCGAAAGGGGCGGAGCTGCACAGTGCCGGGGCCCTGGTGTGGGCAGTGACAGCACAGGGAGACGGCATCCTTGGGCAGAGCTTGCCCTGTCTGCTGGGCGTGTCCGCTGAGTCAGTGGTGCTAATTGAGAGGTGTACCCGAAGGGTGGTCTTCAACTGCTGCTGCCGTGACGTGATTGGCTGGAAGGCAATGATGGATGGCAGCGGTAGGGGCGGGGCTAGTCTGGATATCTTCTACGAGAGGGGGGAAGTTGTGTCGGTCAGCGTCCCCGAGAGCCAAACAGAGGACATTCGGGAGGTGGTGCAGAGGCTTGAG ATAGTGACCAGAGGCTGCGAGGCGAGGGAGGTGATGCCGCTGCGTGATGGAGCGGGGCAGCCCGGCTTCTCTCTGAGCGAGGAAGGCTTTGTGACGGACCTCCAACGGTTTGGCTACGCCGACAGCGGGGGCCTGCAGCTGGCCGACCGGGTGGTGCGGCTGTGTGGCCAGCCGCTGGTGACTCTGGAGGCAGAGGCCAGGGCGTGTCTGCTGCGCTCTGCCCCCAAAATCCAGCTCACTGTCATCCCGCCGGATGAGAACGGCAAGCCGCGCAG GAGCTTCTCCGAGCTGTATCAAAAGGCCATCCAGGATGCAGAGCGGAAGGCGGGGGAGGAGCCGACTGGGGAGGCCTGGGTGCTGGACGAGagggaggatgaagaggaggagcaggagcaggaggaggaagtGGTGGAGCGTGAGAAAGGGGGTGCGGAGCCTTATGAAGGCAGGGAGGACCCACCTGTGTCAACGGCGCCAGAGGATGGACAGCCGGGATCCCGACCATCCTCTCCAAGCCTCCCCCTTGTACAGGCCACCTCGCCCCAGGACCAGCCCACCACCGAGACCCTGGAAGTCAGTACCTCCCCACCGTCACGCAGCTGCTCCCAGGAGAGGCACGGCACTTACCAGGACTCTGGTGATGG GCCAATGAGCGAAGACGTGGACATGGGGGCGGATGAGCCGGCCTATGAGAAAGTCACGGAGCTACGTGACGCCACGCCCGACCTCATTTTGGCGGCCAAACCCAAGGTGCCACTAGACAGCCAGGAGCAGCAGATGCAG TCTATAGGGCTGGAAGATCTACCCTCGTCCAGCGACCCCTCCCAGTCCCCAGGAGTGCTCACTGGCCCAGATAGAGCCGACCGCAACTCCCGGGCCCTAAGCCTTCACAACTCCATCACCAAGA TCCTGTCGGAGACGAGTGAAACCTCTGGGAAAGACTGGCAGTCCATTGCGGATTTGGCCACAGCCTGTCGGAACATCCTGGAGGCCTTGTCCCGAGAAG ATCGTAAAACAGACGGCCCAGGGTCTGCGGAGGGCGCTAATGTTCCGGGACAGATGGAGGCTAAGCTGAGAGACATCAAGGAGAG CAGCGATTCCCCAGGACATCTGGAGGAAAAGGTCTCCCAGCTAGAAGCCATGCTGAAGAGACTTCAAGAAGACCTGCAGAAGGTAACAGGCTTCGTGGTTCTTCAGCCTCAGGATGGGGGACTGTTGACGAGATTTTTTATG GAGAAGGAGGACAAGGCGGTCCTCCAGGCGGAGGTGCAGAGCCTCCGGCAAAACAACCAGCGGCTGCAGGAGGAGTCCCAGAGTACAGTGGCTCGGCTCATCAAGGTGACGGAGCTTCTGTGCAGCGTCAACAAGCCTTGCTAG
- the zmp:0000001168 gene encoding signal-induced proliferation-associated 1-like protein 2 isoform X5, protein MQSDDLFIRKFRRQSPRPPVASVSFDPKRDSGVRTRIAEWPPRKDEDAPEGESLTTCRVGLNLRALGRGHIMQRSNSDVTLGDLDSSAKGAGKVARTGAEKAGSGDARVLGDPGMALHREYGSLSSLERQTQAQAPSSEDQGPLSPSSLHFKDPFLLLGLQNSAPDPEGFFRGLSTPAVVDTTKPVKPPKPEVQSKKSKPTPPLIPQPVPVDNLGGGAWVRNFAHYDVQSILFDLQEVASSRDSIGRKKNITSGASAASQLRPPTLGGPPSPSLGGSGTGSADDPEQLLLPLDEGDGNGNDLLLSCPHFRNEMGGEERAGLGRAREPGGLRPSLQCPNDAVSVLEEPKESHVQQQGKSNFFIEFADLGAHYYRKYFYMKDHQNFFGMDDRLGPVAISFRREEKEGSSGAQYNYRIIFRTTELKTLRGSVLEESVPSAARHTTPRGLSPKRLLEHIIPELNLHCLRLASTSPKVRDTLLKLDEQGLNFQRKVGVMYCRASQSSEEDMYNNENAGPAFEEFLDLLGERVRLRGFEKYRAQLDTKTDSTGTHSLYTRYQDYEIMFHVSTMLPYTANNTQQLLRKRHIGNDIVTIVFQEPGALPFTPRAIRSHFQHVFIVVQVHHPCSDRTYYRVAVTRSKDIPLFGPLFPKGARFPRSTAFRDFLLAKAVNAENAAEKSEKFRSMAMRTRQEYLKDLAENYVTTTPIDSSTKFPLLSLGGKRKDKLKGAKGAELHSAGALVWAVTAQGDGILGQSLPCLLGVSAESVVLIERCTRRVVFNCCCRDVIGWKAMMDGSGRGGASLDIFYERGEVVSVSVPESQTEDIREVVQRLEIVTRGCEAREVMPLRDGAGQPGFSLSEEGFVTDLQRFGYADSGGLQLADRVVRLCGQPLVTLEAEARACLLRSAPKIQLTVIPPDENGKPRRSFSELYQKAIQDAERKAGEEPTGEAWVLDEREDEEEEQEQEEEVVEREKGGAEPYEGREDPPVSTAPEDGQPGSRPSSPSLPLVQATSPQDQPTTETLEVSTSPPSRSCSQERHGTYQDSGDGWGAPAVKLA, encoded by the exons ATGCAGTCGGACGACCTCTTCATCCGCAAGTTCCGCCGGCAGAGTCCTCGGCCCCCCGTAGCATCGGTCAGCTTCGACCCCAAGCGTGACAGCGGTGTTCGGACACGGATAGCTGAGTGGCCTCCCAGAAAGGACGAGGATGCGCCGGAAGGAGAGAGCCTGACAACTTGCCGGGTTGGGTTGAACCTGCGAGCCTTGGGCCGGGGTCACATCATGCAGAGGAGCAACAGTGACGTCACGCTCGGGGATCTGGACTCCTCAGCTAAAGGGGCAGGGAAGGTAGCCAGAACAGGAGCTGAAAAGGCTGGGTCAGGAGACGCCAGGGTACTGGGGGACCCTGGGATGGCTCTGCACAGGGAGTATGGCAGCCTCTCATCCCTGGAGCGGCAGACACAAGCCCAAGCACCCAGCAGTGAGGATCAAGGTCCACTTAGCCCCTCTTCTCTACACTTCAAGGACCCTTTCCTTCTGCTCGGGCTGCAGAATTCTGCCCCGGATCCAGAAGGCTTTTTCCGGGGGCTTTCCACCCCTGCTGTGGTGGACACTACAAAACCGGTCAAGCCTCCTAAGCCGGAGGTGCAAAGCAAGAAGTCTAAACCCACCCCTCCTCTGATCCCCCAGCCAGTTCCTGTTGACAACCTGGGAGGAGGTGCTTGGGTGCGCAACTTTGCGCACTATGATGTGCAGAGCATCCTGTTTGACCTGCAGGAAGTGGCGTCAAGCAGAGACAGCATCGGCCGCAAAAAGAACATCACTTCAGGGGCTTCAGCAGCCTCCCAGTTGCGACCCCCAACCCTCGGGGGCCCTCCCTCACCTTCTCTGGGAGGGAGTGGAACTGGCAGCGCCGATGACCCTGAGCAGTTGCTGCTGCCACTGGATGAGGGCGACGGCAATGGCAATGACCTGCTCCTCAGCTGTCCGCACTTCCGGAACGAGATGGGTGGTGAGGAACGGGCAGGGCTTGGACGGGCACGGGAGCCGGGGGGACTGCGGCCAAGCCTGCAGTGCCCCAACGATGCCGTCTCTGTCCTGGAAGAGCCTAAGGAGAGCCATGTGCAACAACAGGGCAAGAGCAACTTCTTCATTGAGTTTGCTGACCTGGGAGCCCACTATTACCGCAAGTACTTCTACATGAAAG ACCACCAGAATTTCTTTGGCATGGATGACCGCCTTGGACCGGTGGCCATCAGTTTCCGCCGGGAGGAGAAAGAAGGTTCCAGTGGTGCCCAGTATAACTACAGGATCATCTTTCGTACCACAGAG CTGAAGACCCTCAGGGGATCTGTCCTGGAGGAATCGGTGCCCTCGGCTGCCCGCCACACCACCCCCCGTGGCCTCTCCCCCAAGCGACTGCTGGAGCACATTATCCCAGAGCTGAACCTGCATTGTCTGCGGCTGGCCTCCACCTCACCCAAGGTCCGGGACACCCTGCTGAAGCTGGACGAGCAGGGG CTGAATTTCCAGAGGAAGGTTGGGGTGATGTACTGCCGGGCCAGCCAAAGCTCAGAGGAAGACATGTACAACAACGAGAACGCTGGACCCGCCTTCGAGGAGTTCCTGGACCTGCTGGGCGAGCGTGTTCGTCTGCGGGGCTTCGAGAAATACCGGGCTCAGCTTGACACCAAGA CGGACTCCACGGGCACCCATTCCCTGTACACCCGGTACCAGGACTATGAGATCATGTTCCACGTGTCCACCATGCTCCCGTACACAGCCAACAACACCCAGCAG CTACTGAGGAAGAGGCACATCGGCAACGACATTGTGACCATCGTCTTCCAGGAGCCCGGCGCCTTGCCCTTCACACCCAGAGCCATTCGATCCCACTTCCAGCATGTGTTCATCGTCGTCCAGGTCCACCACCCATGTAGTGACCGCACCTACTATAG GGTGGCCGTGACACGCTCCAAGGACATTCCGCTGTTTGGGCCGCTGTTCCCTAAGGGGGCACGCTTCCCTCGCTCCACGGCATTCCGGGACTTCCTGCTGGCCAAGGCCGTGAATGCGGAAAACGCTGCTGAGAAGTCCGAGAAGTTCCGCTCCATGGCCATGCGTACACGGCAGGAGTACTTGAAGGACCTGGCAGAGAACTACGTCACCACCACGCCCATCGACTCCTCCACCAAGTTCCCCTTGCTCTCGCTAGGTGGCAAGCGCAAGGACAAGCTGAAGGGAGCGAAAGGGGCGGAGCTGCACAGTGCCGGGGCCCTGGTGTGGGCAGTGACAGCACAGGGAGACGGCATCCTTGGGCAGAGCTTGCCCTGTCTGCTGGGCGTGTCCGCTGAGTCAGTGGTGCTAATTGAGAGGTGTACCCGAAGGGTGGTCTTCAACTGCTGCTGCCGTGACGTGATTGGCTGGAAGGCAATGATGGATGGCAGCGGTAGGGGCGGGGCTAGTCTGGATATCTTCTACGAGAGGGGGGAAGTTGTGTCGGTCAGCGTCCCCGAGAGCCAAACAGAGGACATTCGGGAGGTGGTGCAGAGGCTTGAG ATAGTGACCAGAGGCTGCGAGGCGAGGGAGGTGATGCCGCTGCGTGATGGAGCGGGGCAGCCCGGCTTCTCTCTGAGCGAGGAAGGCTTTGTGACGGACCTCCAACGGTTTGGCTACGCCGACAGCGGGGGCCTGCAGCTGGCCGACCGGGTGGTGCGGCTGTGTGGCCAGCCGCTGGTGACTCTGGAGGCAGAGGCCAGGGCGTGTCTGCTGCGCTCTGCCCCCAAAATCCAGCTCACTGTCATCCCGCCGGATGAGAACGGCAAGCCGCGCAG GAGCTTCTCCGAGCTGTATCAAAAGGCCATCCAGGATGCAGAGCGGAAGGCGGGGGAGGAGCCGACTGGGGAGGCCTGGGTGCTGGACGAGagggaggatgaagaggaggagcaggagcaggaggaggaagtGGTGGAGCGTGAGAAAGGGGGTGCGGAGCCTTATGAAGGCAGGGAGGACCCACCTGTGTCAACGGCGCCAGAGGATGGACAGCCGGGATCCCGACCATCCTCTCCAAGCCTCCCCCTTGTACAGGCCACCTCGCCCCAGGACCAGCCCACCACCGAGACCCTGGAAGTCAGTACCTCCCCACCGTCACGCAGCTGCTCCCAGGAGAGGCACGGCACTTACCAGGACTCTGGTGATGG ATGGGGGGCGCCAGCAGTGAAGCTTGCCTAG